In Numidum massiliense, a single genomic region encodes these proteins:
- a CDS encoding ABC transporter ATP-binding protein has translation MIALNALTKSYAKKTVVEPLTLHIGRGDLVGVVGPNGAGKSTLMQMIATVLKPSAGTIAIDGKDSVKQVKAVRRGIGYVPQDLALYTDLSVRDNLSFWAKMAGADVSRARIAHITDIVGLTQQVTTKVSRLSGGMQRKLNIAVALLHDPDILIMDEPTVGIDIQSKQDIVTFIKKLGTRGKTILYSSHDAQEIEQLSNKLLIMNSGKLQYYGTVVRAYDTVRDHGSSDLDVPSFPQLLARLGQWTSET, from the coding sequence ATGATCGCGCTTAACGCACTCACAAAGTCATACGCGAAAAAAACAGTCGTCGAACCGCTTACGTTACACATCGGACGTGGCGATCTCGTCGGTGTCGTCGGTCCAAACGGGGCTGGAAAATCGACGCTCATGCAAATGATCGCTACCGTGTTGAAACCTTCCGCGGGAACGATCGCCATCGACGGGAAGGATAGTGTAAAACAGGTGAAAGCTGTGCGCCGGGGAATTGGCTACGTGCCGCAAGACTTGGCGCTGTATACCGATCTGTCAGTGCGAGACAATTTATCGTTTTGGGCAAAAATGGCCGGTGCCGACGTATCCCGCGCGCGTATCGCGCACATAACGGACATCGTCGGGTTAACGCAGCAGGTAACGACAAAAGTGAGTCGTCTGTCGGGAGGCATGCAGCGCAAGTTGAACATCGCCGTCGCCTTGCTGCACGATCCGGACATTCTCATCATGGACGAGCCGACTGTCGGCATCGACATTCAATCGAAGCAAGACATTGTGACATTCATTAAGAAACTCGGCACACGTGGCAAGACAATCCTCTACTCCAGTCACGATGCCCAAGAAATAGAACAGTTGAGTAACAAGCTACTCATTATGAACAGCGGTAAACTGCAATATTACGGCACTGTCGTGCGAGCGTACGACACCGTGCGGGATCACGGCAGTTCTGACTTAGACGTCCCTTCCTTCCCGCAATTACTCGCGCGGTTAGGCCAGTGGACGAGCGAAACATAA
- a CDS encoding ABC transporter permease, whose translation MRAKQFITFMFYRMKIIVHNPKQLLLLLCLPLLVVALLETVISKTVVEGKIPIAVVDEDDSDYSRTVIARVAKTPHVALEMCSRKEAVRRIEAQTADLAFVFKEGFQANIAQGQYRELVDLIESPASLSSGLLKEVVASETMRFVSNATAANDVVAYYTEKGLITAQEKKPLWQEAWHYTDAQWEPEPLATMVYRESGDVLSLNGDDTESDDLRGKVDAARPNEDTDGAGDVNPEVRNTASTDAPTTEAHKLTDEGMRAFGLLSLALMLLTFYLNDWLVKEKQQHVLTRVSVVGASKLRYIVGNGCGASLLVFVSFLLAAGYFISGASLSWWRIVLVCVVVSAYIGACFSIATLFASFARGHKQMHLFGLMTVVATSVIGGSFINLAEVSSRFASLAALTPQQWLLSAVRGTLSEGDFWTTVPKILPSLGVFAAAGVVLLSISLLLLEGRHDRA comes from the coding sequence ATGCGCGCCAAGCAGTTTATTACGTTTATGTTTTACCGCATGAAAATCATCGTACATAACCCGAAGCAGCTACTGTTATTGTTGTGTTTGCCGCTCCTCGTCGTCGCCCTTCTCGAAACGGTCATCTCTAAAACTGTCGTAGAAGGGAAAATTCCGATCGCCGTCGTCGACGAAGACGACAGCGACTATTCGCGGACCGTCATCGCCCGTGTCGCTAAGACGCCGCACGTCGCTCTCGAAATGTGTTCGCGCAAAGAAGCTGTACGGCGCATTGAAGCACAGACGGCCGATCTTGCGTTCGTCTTTAAGGAGGGCTTTCAGGCGAACATCGCGCAAGGGCAATACCGTGAGCTTGTCGACTTAATTGAATCGCCGGCCTCGCTCTCTAGCGGCTTACTAAAAGAAGTCGTGGCGAGTGAAACTATGCGTTTCGTAAGCAATGCAACGGCTGCGAACGACGTCGTCGCCTACTATACGGAGAAGGGTCTCATTACGGCGCAAGAAAAAAAACCGCTGTGGCAGGAAGCGTGGCACTATACGGATGCACAGTGGGAGCCGGAACCGCTGGCGACGATGGTATATCGTGAAAGCGGCGACGTCCTTTCGCTGAATGGCGATGATACCGAAAGCGATGACCTCCGCGGCAAAGTGGATGCGGCTCGCCCGAACGAGGATACAGACGGAGCGGGGGACGTGAATCCCGAGGTGCGCAACACAGCTAGCACAGACGCCCCCACCACGGAAGCGCACAAACTAACTGACGAAGGGATGCGGGCATTCGGACTACTTTCCCTCGCCCTCATGTTGCTCACTTTTTACTTAAACGATTGGCTGGTCAAGGAGAAGCAACAGCATGTGTTGACACGTGTGTCAGTCGTTGGTGCCAGCAAGTTGCGCTACATCGTCGGCAACGGCTGTGGTGCCTCGTTACTCGTGTTTGTCAGTTTTCTGCTTGCGGCGGGCTACTTTATTTCCGGTGCTTCGCTTTCTTGGTGGCGGATAGTGCTCGTATGCGTCGTCGTCTCCGCGTATATCGGCGCCTGTTTTTCGATCGCTACGTTGTTTGCCAGTTTTGCACGGGGGCACAAGCAGATGCACTTATTCGGCTTAATGACAGTTGTCGCAACGAGCGTCATCGGCGGCAGCTTTATTAACTTGGCCGAAGTATCGAGCCGATTTGCATCGCTCGCCGCGCTAACGCCGCAACAGTGGCTGCTGTCGGCCGTGCGCGGGACGCTTAGTGAAGGCGATTTTTGGACGACCGTCCCAAAGATTTTGCCGTCGCTCGGCGTGTTTGCCGCCGCGGGTGTCGTGTTGTTAAGTATAAGTTTGCTACTGTTGGAGGGACGTCATGATCGCGCTTAA
- a CDS encoding ABC transporter permease, with translation MRVVALVTYKLKAVLKQPFPLAVMLLAPLFLAAFLSYGLEPLIADNRFVEPFQVALVDEDNSFETRTLIRQFEAADDFKKIVRFVRVDYAKGEQLLTEDGVAVLVRLPANFAQEMRSGKNVPIEVIGNAQRPLQASLFKSMLEAGLGLVTAAQSGINTVYHYLSEAGVDSEALSQTLKQLIADYSLQTLGRKQVFAEETVSALGGFSPHDYYAVAGGTVLLTFAGLLGLSQLGTAENEALQKRLALFGVRPLTAVVANFTFLSIVLLVQVAGVLLLLALLLDGSAFDLSASGSLLLLLVATFTAVLAVSALFTFFASLPLKEGAKALLALAAIVSMAVVGGAVLPLAYLPEVFETLSQFTLVRWIVSATLHALFLDEASEVWASAAVLSVSALLLLAAATLCERLKDRVRSR, from the coding sequence ATGAGAGTTGTTGCACTCGTTACATATAAACTAAAAGCGGTCTTAAAACAGCCATTTCCGCTAGCAGTTATGCTGTTGGCACCACTTTTTTTGGCTGCGTTTCTCTCGTACGGATTGGAACCTCTCATTGCGGATAACCGCTTTGTTGAACCGTTTCAAGTGGCGCTCGTCGACGAAGACAATTCGTTTGAGACGCGAACGTTAATCCGCCAGTTTGAAGCGGCGGACGACTTTAAGAAGATCGTCCGGTTCGTCCGCGTCGATTACGCAAAAGGAGAGCAGCTGCTTACGGAAGATGGCGTTGCCGTACTTGTCCGGCTACCAGCTAACTTTGCGCAAGAGATGCGCAGTGGTAAAAACGTCCCGATCGAAGTGATCGGCAACGCACAGCGGCCATTGCAGGCCAGCTTGTTTAAGTCGATGCTCGAAGCGGGTCTCGGTCTTGTGACTGCAGCGCAAAGCGGTATCAATACAGTCTACCACTACTTAAGTGAGGCTGGGGTGGACAGCGAGGCGCTCAGTCAGACGTTAAAACAACTCATCGCTGACTATTCTTTGCAAACGTTAGGCCGGAAGCAGGTGTTTGCAGAAGAGACGGTATCGGCGCTAGGCGGATTCTCACCACATGACTACTATGCAGTTGCGGGTGGCACGGTGCTACTGACGTTCGCCGGTTTACTCGGGTTGTCACAACTCGGGACGGCAGAAAACGAGGCACTCCAAAAGCGGCTGGCGCTGTTTGGGGTCCGCCCGCTTACGGCTGTCGTCGCTAACTTTACATTTCTATCGATTGTTTTACTCGTACAGGTCGCAGGCGTTTTACTGTTACTTGCTCTGTTATTAGACGGGTCGGCTTTCGATCTGTCGGCGAGCGGATCACTGCTGCTATTACTCGTCGCTACCTTCACTGCCGTCCTCGCTGTCAGTGCGTTGTTTACGTTTTTTGCTTCTTTGCCGCTCAAAGAGGGTGCCAAGGCGCTCCTAGCGCTCGCAGCGATCGTCAGTATGGCGGTGGTCGGTGGCGCGGTGTTGCCACTCGCCTATTTACCGGAAGTTTTTGAGACGCTTAGCCAATTTACACTCGTCAGATGGATCGTGTCAGCGACGTTACACGCGCTTTTCCTCGATGAGGCGAGCGAAGTTTGGGCTAGTGCCGCTGTATTATCGGTAAGCGCGTTGTTACTTCTAGCGGCTGCAACGTTGTGCGAGAGGTTAAAAGATCGCGTAAGAAGTCGATAA
- a CDS encoding DUF6583 family protein, translated as MSDMSTEVNPNQPAPKGKGKGFMIIALVAVLVLVAGGLSYAFIFSKSPLELYLAAEVNTYEKAIESLKDTYKDEWELAEKSGKEPSVNEMEVRFGLQADGMESQVPDLAMVQKLLEDSKIKIVSKLDPKKEKAAVSMGYHLNDTPIADVNLFHSKKETGFQVPVLYDDYLYLPNAELGEFARRMDPTYDGPEEIEYFIEADATKTLKELNEIGKDYAEYLAQFIKDEHVTLEKNVEFHGEKMRQLTVSLSEAEVKKVMKGLLGKIEKDKSLSEFLYGQVFGQFPMAYGEELKEEFKEKLVEAIERAKDGVDDVKFPGGYKAVVLVDKNETIVSRDVKLKIAQKDNADETVDLSYKSEDWDKDDKKNESNWKLEMKVPEDVGGKINASAKTVTSENKRALDFALKVTEHEEDLFGLTYKSTTKGKKGDEKTDFTVTVISPELESEIGADELPINGHYNRKTDQNLGKGHSNTAIDFGLSVDAGLGRTIGFTADVKSKTSFKDKPTFPNLKNEGVNVAEQSDEELQKIVEEMQKRLQEFIMNNQQLFEGSLGL; from the coding sequence ATGAGCGACATGTCAACGGAAGTGAATCCGAACCAACCCGCGCCGAAAGGCAAAGGTAAAGGGTTCATGATCATCGCCCTAGTGGCCGTTTTAGTGCTCGTTGCAGGCGGGTTATCATACGCGTTTATTTTTAGCAAGAGTCCGCTCGAACTATATTTAGCGGCAGAAGTAAACACGTACGAAAAAGCGATAGAGTCGTTAAAAGATACGTACAAGGACGAATGGGAACTGGCGGAAAAATCGGGGAAAGAACCGTCGGTTAACGAGATGGAAGTTCGTTTCGGGTTACAAGCAGACGGGATGGAAAGTCAAGTTCCGGATCTCGCGATGGTACAGAAGTTGTTGGAAGACTCAAAGATTAAAATAGTCAGTAAGCTGGACCCGAAAAAAGAAAAGGCTGCCGTTTCGATGGGCTACCATTTGAACGATACGCCCATTGCCGACGTGAATCTGTTTCACTCGAAAAAAGAAACAGGATTTCAAGTACCGGTATTGTACGACGACTACTTGTATTTACCGAACGCAGAGCTCGGTGAATTTGCCCGTCGCATGGATCCTACATACGACGGACCGGAAGAAATTGAGTACTTCATTGAAGCCGATGCGACCAAAACACTCAAAGAATTAAACGAAATCGGTAAAGACTACGCGGAGTACTTGGCCCAGTTTATTAAAGATGAGCACGTGACATTAGAAAAAAATGTCGAGTTTCACGGCGAAAAAATGCGCCAACTGACCGTTTCTTTGTCGGAGGCAGAAGTGAAAAAAGTAATGAAAGGATTATTAGGTAAAATCGAGAAAGATAAAAGTCTCTCCGAGTTCCTTTACGGGCAAGTATTTGGCCAATTCCCGATGGCGTATGGGGAGGAGTTAAAGGAAGAATTTAAAGAAAAGCTTGTAGAAGCTATCGAAAGAGCGAAGGACGGCGTAGACGATGTGAAGTTTCCCGGTGGCTATAAAGCGGTCGTCCTGGTCGACAAAAACGAAACGATCGTTAGCCGCGATGTGAAGCTGAAAATTGCTCAAAAAGACAATGCCGACGAAACCGTCGATCTTTCCTATAAATCGGAAGACTGGGATAAAGACGACAAAAAGAATGAAAGCAATTGGAAGTTGGAAATGAAGGTTCCGGAAGACGTTGGCGGAAAAATTAACGCGAGTGCGAAAACAGTAACGAGTGAGAACAAGCGCGCGCTCGACTTCGCGCTAAAAGTGACGGAACACGAGGAAGACCTATTCGGCTTAACATATAAGTCGACGACGAAAGGAAAGAAAGGTGACGAAAAAACGGATTTCACTGTGACGGTAATAAGTCCTGAGTTAGAAAGTGAAATCGGGGCGGATGAACTGCCGATTAACGGTCACTACAATCGCAAGACGGATCAAAACCTCGGGAAAGGTCACTCAAATACCGCAATTGACTTCGGGCTTAGTGTCGACGCCGGATTGGGGCGCACCATCGGTTTCACCGCTGATGTGAAGTCGAAGACGAGCTTTAAGGATAAACCGACCTTCCCGAACTTGAAAAATGAAGGGGTAAACGTCGCTGAGCAATCGGACGAGGAACTGCAAAAGATCGTAGAGGAAATGCAGAAGCGCCTGCAAGAATTTATCATGAATAACCAACAGTTGTTCGAAGGTTCGCTCGGGCTATAG
- a CDS encoding ISLre2 family transposase, with protein sequence MLSFWESLRIRLMEVMADLFGEFLEQLDQMMTTHYKEKYGWKSERLDSREFTSFFGTVSYKRHLMYDRNGNAHYPVDEAIGLKRRKRYSPDLMMLGAELAAAPGMTYRLASEVTQKLAGITISHTTFQRLVKEAGEAQAVMDAEKRDRIFEDTVIPNSPSVKHLYCEADGLYVKGRGKGIEIKNMLAYTGWEQNGQRVSLTDRHVFSTVESVDDFWEIGYAAIRHRWDLSHTHVATNADAASWISEERVQNTFSEATSVVRQLDPFHVKRSIRRGLSRQPRLIPQIEKAISEKNKDRFKAVIDTAQGNAETEREEKRIENMQKYLEGHWEILCDWREVSPDVPKNARRMGCMESNQRRLAYRMKRRGMYWSEEGAQAIAKVQQGVTNGTLRQALLTVWPNRQVTQKLKRHARRIGKSDHIGVQVGRIQVGAASASSAIGYLDKVVNRRP encoded by the coding sequence ATGTTGTCGTTTTGGGAAAGCTTACGTATTCGCCTGATGGAAGTGATGGCTGATCTGTTCGGAGAATTTTTGGAGCAGCTCGATCAGATGATGACGACGCATTACAAGGAAAAATACGGTTGGAAAAGTGAGCGATTGGACAGCCGGGAGTTCACCAGTTTTTTTGGGACAGTGTCCTATAAACGCCACTTGATGTACGACCGAAACGGAAACGCACATTACCCTGTCGATGAGGCAATCGGTTTAAAACGCCGTAAAAGATACAGCCCAGACCTTATGATGCTCGGAGCAGAGTTAGCTGCAGCGCCGGGAATGACCTACCGCCTCGCCTCAGAGGTCACGCAAAAACTTGCCGGTATAACGATCAGCCATACGACGTTTCAGCGCTTAGTAAAAGAAGCAGGTGAAGCTCAAGCTGTCATGGATGCTGAAAAAAGGGATCGAATTTTTGAGGATACGGTAATTCCTAACTCTCCGTCCGTTAAGCACTTATATTGCGAAGCAGATGGCTTATACGTCAAAGGGAGAGGCAAAGGAATAGAGATCAAAAATATGCTTGCCTATACCGGGTGGGAGCAAAACGGACAGCGTGTCTCGTTAACAGATCGTCACGTCTTTTCTACCGTTGAATCGGTGGATGACTTTTGGGAAATAGGTTATGCAGCGATTCGACATCGTTGGGATCTCTCACATACACATGTGGCGACTAATGCGGATGCGGCTTCATGGATCTCTGAGGAACGCGTTCAAAATACCTTTTCTGAAGCGACATCGGTTGTCCGCCAATTGGATCCTTTTCACGTAAAGAGGAGTATTCGTCGCGGGTTGAGCCGCCAGCCAAGGCTCATTCCTCAAATTGAAAAGGCAATATCCGAAAAAAATAAGGATAGGTTTAAAGCGGTGATTGATACGGCACAGGGAAATGCAGAGACGGAGCGAGAGGAAAAGCGTATCGAGAACATGCAGAAGTATCTTGAAGGGCACTGGGAGATCCTCTGCGACTGGCGTGAGGTTAGTCCAGACGTGCCAAAAAATGCTCGTAGGATGGGATGCATGGAATCGAACCAGAGACGTCTGGCATACCGCATGAAACGTCGTGGCATGTACTGGAGTGAAGAAGGGGCTCAAGCCATCGCCAAAGTACAACAAGGCGTTACCAATGGGACGTTGAGACAGGCATTATTAACTGTCTGGCCCAACCGCCAAGTGACACAAAAACTAAAACGCCATGCGAGGCGAATAGGTAAGTCGGATCACATTGGGGTTCAAGTTGGCAGGATCCAAGTAGGTGCCGCATCAGCTTCAAGTGCTATTGGGTATTTGGATAAGGTGGTTAATCGCCGTCCTTGA